One genomic region from Oncorhynchus gorbuscha isolate QuinsamMale2020 ecotype Even-year linkage group LG13, OgorEven_v1.0, whole genome shotgun sequence encodes:
- the LOC123994163 gene encoding protein Wnt-8a-like, translated as MEYLCRKYLRLEYSTEAVVLDAEDSLAAMGPCKLLTSLVLSMCCHVLYATAWSVNNFLMTGPKAYLTYASSVQVGAQSGIQECKHQFSWDRWNCPESALQLSTHGLRSATRETSFVHAISAAGVMYTLTNNCSMGDFDNCGCDDSNIGQIGGRGWIWGGCSDNVKFGEKMSKQFVDALENGHDSRAAVNLHNNEAGRLAIKATMKRACKCHGVSGSCSVQTCWMQLSDFRDIGNYLKVKHDQAQKLEMDKRRMRSGNSADNRGAIADVFSSIARTELIYLEESPDYCTKNKSLGLQGTEGRECLQGENNLSQWEKKSCRRLCHECGLRVEERRIEIVSSCNCKFHWCCTVKCERCTQVVTKYYCARRERVRRPQNSTRKSGRRSRVQRS; from the exons ATGGAATACCTGTGCCGAAAG TATTTACGCTTGGAATACTCCACGGAAGCCGTTGTTTTGGACGCAGAAGACTCATTAGCTGCCATGGGACCGTGCAAGCTGCTGACATCACTGGTCCTGTCCATGTGTTGTCATGTTCTGTACGCTACAGCATG GTCGGTGAATAACTTCCTGATGACTGGACCAAAG GCCTATCTGACTTATGCCAGTAGCGTGCAGGTGGGCGCACAGAGCGGGATTCAGGAATGCAAACACCAGTTCTCTTGGGACAGGTGGAACTGCCCCGAGAGCGCGCTCCAACTATCAACTCATGGACTGCGCAGTG CCACAAGAGAGACGTCTTTCGTCCACGCCATCAGTGCTGCGGGGGTGATGTACACTCTCACCAATAACTGTAGTATGGGGGATTTTGATAACTGTGGATGTGATGACTCCAATATTGGGCAGATAG GTGGTAGGGGTTGGATTTGGGGAGGTTGCAGTGATAACGTGAAATTTGGGGAGAAGATGTCCAAACAGTTTGTGGACGCGCTGGAGAACGGGCACGACTCGCGCGCAGCTGTAAACCTGCACAACAATGAAGCTGGTAGACTT GCGATCAAGGCGACCATGAAGCGAGCCTGTAAGTGCCACGGCGTCTCCGGGAGCTGTTCCGTTCAGACCTGCTGGATGCAGCTGTCTGACTTCAGAGACATCGGCAACTACCTCAAAGTCAAACACGACCAGGCGCAGAAACTGGAGATGGACAAGAGGCGGATGAGGTCGGGGAACAGCGCGGACAACAGGGGCGCCATCGCGGACGTGTTCAGCAGCATCGCCCGGACGGAGCTCATTTACCTGGAGGAATCTCCAGACTACTGTACCAAGAACAAGAGCCTGGGGCTCCAGGGAACCGAGGGGAGGGAGTGTCTGCAGggggaaaataacctctcccagTGGGAGAAGAAGAGCTGCCGCCGGCTGTGCCATGAGTGCGGCCTGAGGGTCGAGGAGAGGCGGATTGAGATAGTCAGTAGCTGTAATTGCAAGTTTCACTGGTGCTGCACGGTCAAGTGCGAGCGGTGCACGCAGGTCGTGACCAAATACTACTGCGCGCGCAGGGAGAGAGTGCGCAGGCCTCAGAACAGCACAAGGAAAAGTGGGAGAAGGTCCCGCGTGCAGCGCAGTTGA
- the tmsb2 gene encoding thymosin beta, translating into MSDKPDLTEITCFDKTKLKKTETIEKNPLPTKETIEQERKGDATP; encoded by the exons ATGTCTGACAAACCTGACCTGACAGAGATCACCTGCTTCGACAAGACCAAACTGAAGAAGACTGAGACGATAGAAAAGAACCCCCTGCCAACCAAAGAGA CCATTGaacaggaaaggaaaggggatgcAACGCCTTGA